GAGAAGGCCGAGGTTTGGGTGCTCCGTGGCTGGGAGGACCTGACaaagacaggagggagggagaagaggaaatcTTGAGGACTTGCAACAGGTCATGTCATAGGGAAGGCAGGTTGTGCTGGGGCTCCTGCCCCACAGTAACATCCAAGCCCCCAGCTGAGTCCTCCAGGAACGTCCTGCGACTCGGTCTCTCAGCCCAAGGGCCCATCTCCCTCTCACCTTTTAGAAAAGGGCCCAAATCCCAGGTCTCTCTCAGAATACGGGGCCTATTCCTCACTGCCCTGTCCCCTCACTGTCCCACCCCGGGggggagcaggcaggcaggcacctAAAATCTGTTACAGGACAAGTCACATTGCTTCAGATGCCAGAAAAAGCCTATGGCCATACTTACCACACCCCGGCCCCCAACAGCTTCCCATGTGCTAATTCATTCAATCCTCTCCATGGCCCTGCAAGAGGGAGTCCTatcacccccaccacacacacacacacacacacacacacacacacacacacacacacacacacacacacacacacacacatacactttacAGGTCTGCGAACTCTGACTCAGGTCACCTTGCCAAAGGCTTTGAATctaggcagtctgactccaggaACCAGTGCCAACCCCCTGCTATACGAGCTTCAAACCTCAGTGCAGCCTTgatcaagttacttaacctctctgcaaTCCATTTCCTCATTCGCAAACCCCCAGAACAGCACCGCACAGCCAAGGCGGGTAGCAAACACTCAATAAACAGTACCTCTTATTAGTAGTCCACACGTGGTGGTAGAatgcctccctctcctctcctctcctcccctagCATTGTTTCCATCAGCCGCCCCCCCCTTTGTCGCTCCCTCCAATATTTAGACAATGCTTGCCACTAGCCCTTTCCAGAACTGGCCACGAAATCCCTGGAGCCGGGAAGGCCCATGAGGCTGCCCTTGTCCGTTAGCCCTGCCCAGGGCCTGACACTGCGCTGGGAACTAACCACCCCTCTCtctgacacccccaccccaccccgcacccGCCCTGTGCCCCGCAGGTCTGAGTAACATCATTGGCATCATAGTGTATATATCTGCCAATGCTGGAGACCCCTCCAAGAGCGACTCCAAAAAGAATAGTTACTCGTACGGCTGGTCCTTCTACTTCGGGGCCCTGTCCTTCATCATCGCCGAGATGGTCGGGGTGCTGGCCGTGCACATGTTTATCGACCGGCACAAACAGCTGCGGGCCGCGGCCCGCGCCACGGACTACCTCCAGGCCTCCGCCATCACCCGCATCCCCAGCTACCGTTACCGCTACCAGCGCCGCAGCCGCTCCAGCTCCCGCTCCACCGAGCCCTCGCACTCCAGGGACGCCTCCCCCGTGGGCATCAAGGGCTTCAACACCCTGCCGTCCACGGAGATCTCCATGTACACCCTCAGCGGGGACCCCCTGAAGGCCGCCACCACGCCCACCGCCACCTACAACTCCGACAGGGATAACAGCTTCCTCCAAGTCCACAACTGTATCCAGAAGGAGAACAAAGACTCTCTCCACTCCAACACAGCGAACCGCCGGACCACCCCCGTATGAAGCCCGCGGGGGGGCCTGGCGGCGCCGCAGGAGGAGCgcgccgcgccccccccccccccgctcgcgtgggcccccccccccgaggtggggggggagaagggggcgGGAACCCAACCATCCACTGGGGGGGAAAACcttccaaaagcaaaaaaacaaaacaaaaaacaaaaaaagagaaaaacataacaagtaaattttaaaaaaaaagaacaaaatataagaGGAACAAAGAAGCAAAACGACAGGAAATGtgacaaaaaaaatattaaccgagggaaagaaaaacaaacttaaaaaaaaagcgagcgaggttaaaaaattaaaaatagacaataaatctaaaagaaaatgcATGATTTCCCATGTaccattattttaacatttaataaaaaccaatctaaatgaaaaaataaaagggaaccaAGATAACATTAAAGCAAAAAATGAGGAGCAGAAAGGAAGGGGGAATGTTCTCTGCATTTATCAGGGGTTtatgttcctttttgttttaatgcgGGCGAGttacttttctgttctttttaaccCCAAGCGGGCTCTGCCTCCCTGGGCGAGTTGGGGGGTAGAGACTCAGGGGCCCCAGGGCCAGGTAAGCCCCTCGGTCACTGCCAGGTCCCTGGAGCCTCTGGATGGGTGCCCGAGGAACGCTGGGCAAGCTCCGAGGCTTGAGAGCCGGCTCCACCCGGCACTGATGGGGCAATTGTAGGCCTCCAGGTGACCCTAGAGTCCTTGGTCCCTCCTGTCCGAAAGGTGCCTGGAGGGGGGTGCACTTGGGGTTTGCCCAGCCCCCAAGTTCCCAGTCCTTAATGGTCCTTAACCCACTGTGATGACTTCCTAGGCCTtgagggaggggaagcagaggggatGGCTGCCGTTGGCTTGCGAGATGCCCCAAACCCTGGAATCCTCAGGGTGAGCTTCTTGGGGTCACCACCCCAAGCTCCTGCCCTCTGGAGCAGGAGATGCTCACCCCCCGGGGGGATATAAAGCAGctctccctcctcacctctcACCTCAGGGCCACCTGATGACCCTGGGGCGATGGTGGACCCCCAGACTCATaggcccccccagccccctgggaaGGGGGCTTATTGACCCTTTGGGGGTCCTTGGACTCACTGAAGCCCCCCTGGGGCCCAGCGGGTCCAACAACGACACTGCAAAAAGGtttctttttacaaaagaaaaaggaaaaacaagtggtgattttttttaataaaaaaaccacagattataaataaatgtaaatatataataagtgGATTTACTTGCAAGAAAATCagatagtatttttcttttaattcttttccagctttaaactgtgaaaacaaaacaatggggtggggtgggggacttAAAATTTAGCAGGGAACTtgtaaagagaaaacagaaaacaaatatacaaatccattaaaaaaaaaaaacaaacctgctgGGAGAGATCAGGGCTGGACtcaagggggaggcagaggaggagggcccgggggagcggcagggagattGTACGACAGAGATCTCTTCCTTATATCGGGAAGGTGCTGCTAATGCAGATAAGAGAGAGACTCACGACAGAGAACCAGGTGTACACGAAGGAGATCGCACACCCACTCCCAAACACTCACAAGCACACAGACACAGTCCTCCAGGCCCCACGCTCCAATCCACTGGGATACACACTCGGTCTAAACCCTTCCCTCCCCATACACAGTGAACACTGACTCCTGCCCTCCAAAGCCATTGACAACACCACCACaccacgcgtgcacacacacacacacacacacacacacacacacacacacacaccactagcATGCATGGAAAGGACCCCAGTCTAAAATCCAGCTCTGGATTCTGGAATCCCTTGCAGCGgttgcctctctgggcctcagtttcccccatacATAAGCATATGGATTGACCTAGATGAGCTCCAAAGGCCTATTCTTATTCTTGGTGTCGATGACTTTTAAGATCTGCCACCTGCCCAGAGGAAGATGCCAGGGATGACCGAAATAGCAGCCATCCAGCCCCCAGACATTGAGAACATTCCCAAATCATCAGTCAGCCtctcagccacacacacacacacacacaccccatatgcCTCCTCACTGTGCTCCCAAACCCCTGCCCCCACATCCAATGTCAGAgcaaaaatacatacatgtgAACAAATGTATCCTGCCattcagagagagggaaaggcacCAGAGGTCCCCAATGTCACTCTTCATTTCGTGTCCCCTTTCTTTAGTGCCATAACCCAGTCACAGAGAGTGAAGGGGGCTTCTGAGAGAAGAGATCAGCTGCCAGGCCTTCCCCGCTATCTCTGGGggtcagagaaaaagaagatccTCTGGGGTTGGCTGGGAGGGGTTCAGGTCAAGGGGATGGAGGAGATGGCTTTACAAAGTTTGGTCACAGGTTGAGGACCAGCTCCCAAAATAAAGCTGATGCCACGGACTAAACTCTGGGGCATCCCATGTTGCTCCCCACTCTTCCCAGAGGGGAGAAGGCCCAGTTCAGACCGAGAGAAATCCAACAGCTTTCTCGAGTGCGAAGTTCAGCCCAGCCTGCTGGCCACCCTGCTGAAGGTGGGGGCCCCTGCCAGGCCCATCAGCAGGTTTTGCTTTGCCTCTTTCTTGACCCCAGCCTGGCCTGAAGTTCCAAAAGCTGAGCTCTGGAGAGTTGTGGGGAGTGGCTCTTGAGGCTTTGGGGGTGCTTGCACACTCCCAGCCACCCTTCCCGTGTTTTGTCCGGGAAAGGAGAGCTCTGTTTTCAAGTCAACTGCAGCGGGAACCCTAAACTCAGCCTGAGCCACAAGGCAGAACATCTGCCCGCCCAGCCCCCAGTGCACAGAAGGCCACAGGCtccagacagagggacagagcgCTTGGTGGCCAAGGCCAGTGCAATGGCGACCCGGCACTTCTCGGTCtgggcagaagtcacagtctctccctccctcgcccCACCAGCttccaaacccaaacccaaaaaGACGAAGGACTAGAGAGATGGAGAGGCCCCAAGAACAGAGCAAACAAGCAGGTGCTGGTCGAAGAACAAAATTGGCCCCAGTTGTGGTAGAGTGTTTGAGATGGCAACCAGTGCCTCTTTCCAGGCTCAGGCCTGGGTCCCGGGGCTGCTTGAAGAAGGCcatctcggggggggggggggggggcagaaccAGCACTGCTGAGAAAGGGCTAGGGGACCCGGAGGGAAGGAGCGGGGAGCGGGACTGCAAAGGGCGCTGCTCGCCAGGGTGGACGGTTGCTCATGTCCAGCTCAAACCAGTTCAAGAAACCAACCTCCGTTTTATTTTCTTggtgggtccttttttttttttcagactgttaacagaaaaaaaattttaaaaagcagaaaacttaaaaaagaaaaaaaaaaagaaaaaaatcctggtacatgaaataaagatttttttttatagcttgGTCCTCATGTCAGTGGATTTCTTTCATTGCTTTCCCCATCCCGGCATCCCCACTTAACACAATCCTAAAGCCGCAGATTCCCAGAGCTGGGAGATGGGAGGCTTAGAAGCCATTCAGGAGAGTGTCCCCACTCCCCAGGTCATGAGTCTCCTCTTAAATATCCCGTAGGGATACTTGCACACACCTCCAGTGACAGGGAGCTCACCCCCTCCATAAGCAGTGTTTATTGGTCAGAGTCTCCTCCACAAGATGAATTTTAATCCATGTCCTCCTTTGAATCCAGCAACACTGAATTGAACGCCTTCCCTTTCCAACACATGTCCTTGAGTTTCCTGTTTTAGAATAAACCAGCTCCACTCAACATCCCTGTGACTCTCCAAGGTTTCAGTTTTTCCCATGCAAGTGTGCAGCCTGGAATGAGAGCGACCCTGCAGGTGTACTCAGAGGGCTCCCTGCACAGAGCTGCTCCTCGGAGGGGACTGCGGATTGGGAGACAAATGGTGAGGGGCTAGCGAGGAGCCCTCGGACTCTCCTAACTTGGAGAGCTAGGAAAGGCAAAACGGGACATGTCCTAGTcggctcaggctgctataacaacaAACATGCCCTATTCTGGGGGGCTGAAACGAcagacatttacttctcacagttctggaagccgggtggcccaagatcaaggtgtcggcagatTGGGTTTCTGGTAagaactctcttcctggcttgcagatggccactttCTCTCGTGTGCTCACGGGGCaccaatttctgggctctcttcctCTTCGCATAAGGTCACCACTCCCTTCGTGGAAGCCCCGCCCTCCTGACCTCATCTACCGCATTATCTCCCAAagacccccacctccaaatatcctCATACTGGAGGCGAGGGCttcaatatatgtattttggGGGGCCGCAAACCCTCAGCCCACCACAGGATGCCAACAGGAGAACTTGACCCTTGACATTGGCGAAAGGCCCTGTTTGCAGCCCGCTCAAGAGCCAGCCCGCCGAAGTGCAGCCCGGGCCTGGTCAAACTGCCAGCATCAGGGATTTGAAAGAGAGCCGTAaacacctctcaaaatccatTAAGTACATTTAATTCAGTTCCTtttaacttgtaaaaaaaaaaccgtCACACcgaagaggaggggaggaaagaaggtatttcaaaaccaaatcaagatttaaaaggcaaacaaaaaagaactccTCTGTTGGCAAATTGTAAaatgcttccttcctccttcttctgttGCTTCTCTGGGCCCACCTTCCCATCACCACCTTCCTGAATTTATTATCCTTAACTAGGAAGGTCAGGTGCACTCGCAATGGAACGAAAGCATGACAAACAGGAAAATGGAAAGCTAACCAAAgcttgtttaaaaatgaaaacacgttgttctgaaaagagaaaagagcttCATTCTGTCCTACTGACATCCATGATCACAGACAAAAAAAAGCACGGAGGTCTCGTCCATGTCAATAGCTGGGCTTCACTGGCCtggttattttcatattttcatttggaAAGCCAGAAGAGTGACCTATGCGTGATCTTAGAAACAGCCATGATAACACATAGTGATGGGCACGGGGGAGGGTCCCAGATGTCACAACCCCTGTCCTGACACAGACCCAGGCTTCTTCATGAGCTCTGGAAGGTGGGGGCCCCTGGGGGAAGGGGGACACTGTGTATGATGTGGGGAGGAAGCTTAGTCATTATACACATCTCCTTGGGACCCAAGAGAAAGGAGATGTATGTGGAGGAGACCCAAGTGACACAGATCGGAGAGAAGACCATCCCCACACCGTGAGGCCCCAGAAAACTCCACTGGGGAATTGGCCAACATTCACAAGTCCCTGCTCCACCCAAGTCCCCTCAGGCCACACCGCCAAGCCCCGCTACGGTCTCGTCTCCAGCATCTCTTGCTCCACGCTCATCCCTAATATTTGCAGGCCCCAGGGTAGGGGTACGAATCAAGCCCACATAGCATAAATCTGAATACTTAACAGCTACAAATCAAATGAACAAACTTTCAAATATGTTCCATCCTTCTCTCCTGACCGACATTTCTTCATGATGACCTAAAAGATTCGGTGCGAATTTGGAAATCTCAACCTCGTCGGAATTCTGTACCCAAAAAGCAGCATGGGGCAACCCCACCCTGGCTCCTagcccccagcccggcccccttcccttcccacctccagctccACTCAGCTCGAGCAGGGGTCCTCCCCCAAAGGggctgcccagccctgcctgcacATCCACAGTTCCAGATCCAGCCACCCAAACAACTCCTTGGCCACACCTCGGGCCACCCCGACCTCAAGACGAATGGTAGCCAACCCTGGAGGCTGGCTCGGGATCTTTTGGGCAGAAGTTCTTGAGTAGCAGGCACCAGACAGAAGTCTGAGAAGCTCAGGGTAAGCCACATCCCCATGGAGGGGGGCAGTGGCCCAAGGAGGGCCCGAGCAAGGTTCCCCAAAGCCCAGTGCCCAAAGCAGGGGTCCCTCTTGTCCAAGTCTGGGGTTAGCACAGCCTCTCCCGCCCAAGGGTTCTGACTCCCTGAGGGCAAGAGGCCACAGAGCTCAGAAGACCTATCCCTTCGCGCAAAAATGCACAGCTGGAGTCCAGAGAAGGCAAGCAGCGCGTCCACAGCTGCACAGTGAACCgcttcaagcaggctccaggctgcaGCCTCCCAACCTCCGCAGTCCCCAGCCACCCCTTCGGACAGAGGTTTGAAGaatcccttctccttcctcctccactcATGCTCCAGGCTTAGAGTTCCCTCCTCACAGTAGTGCTGACCTCACCAAACTCCGAAGGCTCTGGGAGCATctgcaggaggggtgggggcccGAGGAGGGAAGGCGGCTGTCTGGGTGAGTGTCTAGACCTGCCTAACAAGGAGCATCAGTTTGGACTGGCTTCCAAGCCAATCGCTGAGAATGCTGGCTGGTAGCCAACAGCCGCCTGCTTCCCTGGTGCACAGGCTCTGGAAAGAAGTGTCTCTGGGCCTCCTTGCCGAGAGACTTCTCCCAGGTCCAAGGAACTTGACCGGCTGCCTTCTCTGCCCCGGGCTGGCGCAGGCGTCAATCCAGCAGGGTGGTGGGGCTGCCTCCTGTAGGTCCGCGGGAGCCAACCCTGTGCATCCCCACAACTCTGTGTCCAAGATGCCACATGGTACCTTGGAAACAGCCACGGAGGGAGGGTTTACACCCCAGAAAGGGGCAAATGCTATAAAccagggacttttttttaatgaagagctGATTATCAAACATTTACCCGCACACCAGTGCATAAATCTGTAGATACGGTGTGTGCATGTAGGTTCACTTGTGCACATCTTCAAGATACATCCTTACCCCCGCCacagtgtgtgtgcctgtgtgtgttcacatacatatttttatgcgCGTACGCACGCACACGCTTCGGGAGTTAGAATCACTCACACAAACACATTCGTTCAGTCTGTCAGCTTTTATTGACCACGTCCCCTCTTCCCAGCCCTTGATCTTGGTCCCAAGTATACAGACATGACAAGGATATGAGCTTTCCGGCAGGAAGCAGGGCCATGAACAGGGAAACGGAGGATTGCTGAGAAATAGGATCAAGCCGCACCAGGGTGTGAGAGGAGTGGGGACTCATCCAGGGCGCGGGGTGCCCAGAGCAGGTGGGGCCTCAGCAAGGCTCCTTCTCTGCACACGTAATCTGTGCACCCACAGGTTCATCTGTGTACCTGCTTCCTGGTGCTGCCCCTGCCTGATTCTCAGAGACAGAACGGGACCACTCTGatgcttttcattcattcattcactcagctcCCATTACGTGCTGCTCTGTGCTCAATGCTGGGGGACTGGCAATGGAGACAAACACGGTCCCAGCCCCCTCTAAGTCCTGTTCCAGAGGGGAAGCAGGAAGATTTGCAAGTTAAGAATCAAataatcaggggcgcctgcgtggctcagtcagttaagcatctgccttcggctcaggtcatgatcccagggtcctgggatcgagtcccacatcgggctccccactccgagggaggcctgcttctcccctgcctgcccttcgccctgcttgtgcttacgTGCCCTCTCTGGCtagctctgtgtcaaataaaaaaaaaaaagaatcaaataatcATATCACAAATTTTCATGGGTGCTACAAAGTACATGCATTGGggtgatgatttaaaaaaacaaaataacagggGTTGACCTCGCCTTCAGTCATCtgaaacttagtggcttaaaaccacaatAACCATTTTCTTATCCCTTACAATCCCATGGTTCTTCTGCGCCACAGGATGGTgatgggggcggagggggggctGCAGTCATCCGAGGGCCTGACTAGGCTGGAACCACCACAGGGGCTCACCCACGTGCCACAGTCGATGCAGACTGTCGGCTGGGAGCTCAGGGAAGTTCTAGACCCGAACCCCTCATTTctgccccctgcagcccctcTATGTGTCTTGGGCCTatcacagcatggcagctgggtTCAAAGCAGCAGAATCTGGAGGCTGCTCATCATCCGAGGGCCTAGCCTCAGAAATCTCAGCAAGTCACCTCCGCTACATTCTGTCTGTCAAAGCAAATCCCAAGGCcag
The sequence above is drawn from the Zalophus californianus isolate mZalCal1 chromosome 9, mZalCal1.pri.v2, whole genome shotgun sequence genome and encodes:
- the CACNG2 gene encoding voltage-dependent calcium channel gamma-2 subunit, whose translation is MGLFDRGVQMLLTTVGAFAAFSLMTIAVGTDYWLYSRGVCKTKSVSENETSKKNEEVMTHSGLWRTCCLEGNFKGLCKQIDHFPEDADYEADTAEYFLRAVRASSIFPILSVILLFMGGLCIAASEFYKTRHNIILSAGIFFVSAGLSNIIGIIVYISANAGDPSKSDSKKNSYSYGWSFYFGALSFIIAEMVGVLAVHMFIDRHKQLRAAARATDYLQASAITRIPSYRYRYQRRSRSSSRSTEPSHSRDASPVGIKGFNTLPSTEISMYTLSGDPLKAATTPTATYNSDRDNSFLQVHNCIQKENKDSLHSNTANRRTTPV